Proteins encoded by one window of Candidatus Poribacteria bacterium:
- a CDS encoding LamG domain-containing protein, with protein MNFSVISAGKFWLVSLVVVCFSFFFAGILFVSPTFAEIDPDTVVGVWLFDEGKGNVATDASENGLDGEFEGKPKWVEGKFGMALEFDGKSAYVQIPAHENPTEAITVSAWAKSASELWNQPGWIVEKRNAYIIHPNSGTKNIAWPVCNGGCWNKPGGWNDGNVGTDDITEWHMYTTTYNSKTGEWYIYIDAEEASALDLAKNPIDLDTGPANIGFDDCCGGARFGAGAVDEVLILSVALEQEDIEKLYKNGLYAEVLAVEPADKMTTTWADVKVKY; from the coding sequence ATGAATTTCAGCGTTATTTCTGCTGGCAAGTTTTGGCTTGTGAGCTTAGTTGTTGTATGTTTCAGTTTCTTTTTTGCTGGTATTTTGTTTGTCTCCCCCACGTTTGCCGAGATTGACCCTGATACCGTTGTCGGGGTGTGGCTTTTTGATGAAGGCAAAGGAAATGTCGCAACCGATGCTTCAGAAAATGGTTTAGATGGCGAATTTGAAGGCAAACCTAAATGGGTTGAGGGTAAGTTTGGGATGGCACTTGAATTCGATGGGAAATCCGCTTACGTTCAGATCCCAGCGCATGAAAACCCTACTGAAGCAATAACGGTCTCAGCGTGGGCGAAGAGTGCATCCGAACTTTGGAACCAACCCGGTTGGATAGTTGAAAAACGGAACGCCTATATCATCCATCCGAACAGCGGGACAAAAAATATCGCGTGGCCGGTTTGCAATGGCGGCTGCTGGAATAAACCCGGCGGTTGGAATGACGGTAATGTTGGTACCGATGATATTACCGAATGGCACATGTACACCACCACTTACAATAGCAAGACGGGTGAGTGGTACATCTATATTGATGCCGAAGAAGCGAGCGCGTTGGATTTGGCTAAAAATCCGATTGATCTTGATACTGGTCCCGCTAATATTGGATTTGATGACTGCTGCGGGGGCGCACGCTTTGGCGCAGGTGCTGTTGACGAGGTCTTAATTCTCAGTGTCGCTTTGGAACAGGAGGACATTGAAAAACTGTATAAAAACGGACTTTATGCTGAAGTCTTGGCGGTTGAACCAGCTGATAAAATGACAACCACCTGGGCGGATGTGAAAGTCAAGTATTAG
- a CDS encoding LamG domain-containing protein, protein MNFSSFFFGRLALLSVVLTGLFAISILINSTASAEIDPDTIVGMWLFDAGKGNVATDETGNGLDGEFEGKPKWVDGQFGKGLELDGAGAHIVIPAHENPTKAITVSIWAKSHTDTWNQHGFLFEKRNAYIIHPNAGTKNVSWPICNGGCWNKPGGWRDGEIGPKDITQWHMYTTTYDSKTGEWYIYIDGKEESSLDLTKNPIDLDTGPVYIGNDTCCAGRFGDVTVDEAVIFDVALEQRDIESMLDGMHAALGVDPADKMTTTWAEVKVKY, encoded by the coding sequence ATGAATTTCAGCTCTTTTTTCTTTGGAAGACTTGCGCTTTTGAGTGTCGTGCTTACAGGTCTCTTTGCCATTAGTATTCTGATCAATTCCACCGCTTCAGCCGAGATTGACCCTGATACTATTGTCGGGATGTGGCTTTTTGATGCGGGTAAAGGAAATGTCGCAACCGATGAGACCGGAAATGGACTGGATGGTGAATTTGAAGGTAAGCCGAAATGGGTTGATGGTCAATTTGGGAAGGGACTTGAACTTGATGGTGCTGGCGCACATATTGTTATTCCAGCCCATGAGAATCCAACAAAAGCGATCACCGTCTCTATTTGGGCGAAAAGTCATACAGATACCTGGAACCAGCACGGCTTCCTTTTTGAAAAACGGAACGCCTATATCATCCATCCGAACGCAGGCACAAAAAATGTTTCCTGGCCCATTTGCAACGGGGGCTGTTGGAATAAGCCCGGGGGCTGGCGCGATGGGGAAATCGGTCCCAAAGATATTACCCAGTGGCACATGTACACGACTACTTATGATAGCAAGACCGGTGAGTGGTACATCTATATTGATGGAAAAGAAGAGAGCTCACTGGATCTGACTAAAAATCCGATTGATTTGGATACCGGTCCGGTCTACATCGGTAATGATACTTGTTGTGCTGGACGATTCGGCGACGTTACTGTTGATGAGGCTGTAATCTTTGATGTCGCTTTGGAGCAAAGGGACATTGAGTCGATGTTAGACGGTATGCATGCAGCTTTAGGGGTTGATCCTGCTGACAAGATGACAACCACTTGGGCAGAGGTGAAGGTCAAGTATTAG
- a CDS encoding tetratricopeptide repeat protein, translating into MAFSYDEEDGYDEEDSFDETDDFDETDDFDDESQEAFLDEEDDDSDDLESPDTALSQAFREATGTEEVEEDDDELEDSAAEEADDDEQDQQADSAAEEADDRDTEAYEQRLAEAIDALPDEEDLEVELPPLELPSLEIEPFRPQEQSNYAYADAVTAYYEEKDYQRAIEKFSEAIENEAQDTEETDSNEIVAKAMYWQAEAYVKIQDIPQAIGTFESLVQNCQGHYLVLAAQRRADELNAKDA; encoded by the coding sequence ATGGCTTTTAGTTATGACGAAGAAGATGGCTATGACGAAGAAGATAGTTTTGATGAAACAGATGATTTCGATGAAACAGACGATTTTGATGATGAGTCACAAGAGGCATTTCTGGATGAAGAGGATGACGATTCCGATGATTTAGAAAGTCCTGATACCGCACTCTCTCAGGCTTTTCGTGAAGCAACAGGAACAGAAGAGGTAGAAGAGGACGACGATGAGCTGGAGGACAGTGCGGCAGAAGAAGCGGATGACGATGAACAAGATCAACAGGCGGACAGTGCGGCAGAAGAAGCGGATGACCGTGATACTGAGGCATACGAACAACGGCTTGCAGAAGCAATAGACGCGTTGCCGGACGAAGAAGATTTAGAGGTCGAGTTACCCCCGCTGGAGCTGCCTTCGTTGGAAATTGAACCTTTCCGACCTCAAGAGCAAAGCAACTACGCTTATGCAGACGCTGTAACAGCCTACTATGAGGAGAAAGATTATCAACGGGCAATCGAAAAATTTAGCGAGGCTATAGAAAACGAGGCCCAAGATACAGAAGAGACCGATTCCAATGAAATCGTAGCGAAAGCCATGTACTGGCAAGCGGAGGCGTATGTCAAGATACAGGACATTCCGCAAGCCATTGGGACTTTTGAGAGCCTCGTCCAGAATTGTCAAGGACATTACCTTGTCTTAGCCGCACAGCGGAGAGCAGATGAATTGAACGCGAAAGATGCTTAA
- a CDS encoding transketolase — METLKTFLKQKATNLRIHSIVSTSEAGSGHPTTCLSAADIVSALFFHAMRYDTTNAQNPNNDRFILSKGHAAPLLYAAYAEAGIIPTEKLRTLRQIDSILEGHPTPRFEWTEVATGSLGQGLSLGLGMALNGKYLDASDYRVYVLLGDGETAEGGVWEAAALASHYELNNLIGIVDVNALGQSQRTMYTFDVDTYCQRFEAFGWQAIGIDGHDFDEILPALEQAKASTEKPTMIIAKTFKGKGVSFLENADNWHGKALAQGEELDKALAELGPLSADEGTSPLQIESPNATSVSENGSAVTECEPPDYPPDEDVATRSGYGTGLAKLGSVNPDVVALDGDTKNSTYAEQFMELHPNRYFEMFIAEQNLVGAGIGLAKRGKIPFVSTFAAFLSRAYDQIRMSAISQANIKYAGSHCGVSIGEDGPSQMGLEDVAMFRAIPGAVVLYPSDAIAAERLVAEAAAHEGIVYLRTSRPKTAILYDAAESFPIGGCKVVRESSEDKVTVVAAGVALHEALKAHEILAQDGIAIRVIDLYSIKPIDAEALQKAASETNNTLITVEDHYPEGGLGDAVLEAVATKGIYVHKLAVTGMPRSGKPEELLEYHGISANAIVQKVKELML, encoded by the coding sequence GTGGAAACCTTGAAAACTTTTCTCAAACAGAAGGCGACTAACTTACGAATTCATTCGATCGTCTCGACATCGGAAGCAGGGTCTGGGCATCCAACCACCTGTCTGTCAGCCGCGGATATTGTCTCAGCACTCTTTTTTCACGCCATGCGTTATGACACTACCAATGCCCAGAACCCCAACAACGATAGGTTCATTTTGTCGAAGGGACATGCGGCACCGCTGCTTTATGCTGCTTATGCGGAAGCGGGTATTATCCCGACCGAGAAACTACGTACCCTCCGGCAGATTGACAGCATCTTGGAGGGACATCCGACCCCTCGGTTTGAATGGACAGAGGTAGCGACAGGTTCGCTCGGACAAGGCTTATCACTTGGGCTTGGCATGGCTCTCAACGGCAAATACTTGGACGCGTCTGATTACCGCGTCTACGTCCTCCTCGGTGATGGTGAGACTGCTGAGGGTGGTGTCTGGGAGGCAGCCGCTTTGGCATCCCACTACGAGCTTAATAATCTAATCGGAATTGTAGATGTTAACGCCCTTGGACAGAGTCAGCGGACGATGTATACTTTCGACGTTGATACATACTGCCAGCGTTTTGAGGCGTTCGGCTGGCAAGCCATCGGCATTGATGGTCATGACTTCGATGAAATCCTTCCCGCGCTTGAGCAAGCCAAGGCTTCAACTGAAAAGCCGACAATGATAATCGCTAAGACCTTTAAGGGCAAGGGTGTTTCATTCCTTGAAAACGCGGACAATTGGCACGGAAAAGCACTTGCCCAAGGTGAGGAACTTGATAAAGCCTTAGCGGAACTCGGTCCTTTGAGTGCGGACGAGGGGACCTCGCCCTTACAGATCGAATCGCCGAATGCTACAAGTGTCAGTGAAAACGGTTCTGCTGTAACCGAGTGTGAACCGCCTGACTATCCACCCGACGAAGATGTTGCAACGCGTAGTGGCTATGGCACAGGGCTTGCCAAGCTCGGCAGTGTGAATCCGGACGTTGTTGCCTTGGATGGAGATACGAAAAACTCCACTTATGCTGAACAATTTATGGAACTCCATCCGAACAGATATTTTGAAATGTTCATCGCGGAGCAAAATTTGGTGGGGGCAGGCATCGGTTTGGCGAAGCGCGGAAAGATTCCGTTTGTCTCTACGTTCGCTGCGTTTTTATCGCGCGCTTATGACCAAATTCGGATGTCCGCGATCTCACAGGCGAATATTAAATATGCCGGTTCACATTGTGGTGTCTCAATTGGTGAAGACGGACCTTCACAGATGGGATTAGAAGATGTCGCTATGTTCCGAGCGATTCCGGGGGCGGTTGTGCTGTATCCAAGCGATGCAATTGCCGCTGAACGACTTGTCGCTGAGGCTGCTGCACACGAAGGGATTGTTTACCTCCGCACCTCACGCCCGAAAACCGCTATTCTCTATGATGCCGCTGAGAGTTTTCCCATCGGTGGGTGTAAGGTTGTTCGGGAAAGCAGTGAGGATAAAGTGACGGTTGTTGCCGCAGGTGTTGCACTTCACGAAGCATTGAAGGCACACGAGATTCTTGCGCAAGACGGGATTGCTATACGCGTCATTGATTTATATTCCATCAAGCCGATTGATGCGGAGGCACTGCAAAAGGCAGCGTCCGAAACGAACAACACCTTAATCACCGTCGAGGACCATTATCCTGAGGGCGGTCTAGGGGATGCTGTGCTGGAGGCTGTAGCAACGAAAGGGATTTACGTCCATAAACTTGCTGTTACCGGAATGCCGCGATCTGGAAAACCGGAAGAACTCTTGGAATATCACGGCATTAGTGCAAATGCTATTGTGCAGAAGGTGAAAGAGCTGATGCTATAA
- a CDS encoding thioredoxin family protein, whose translation MVSVAIDAQGASVVRPWHDAANADFVTLVDSQNVFGTRYNLKAIPYGVMIDEAGRLVKAPFNVNVRDQKTLAMLEKWLSDPDYNTMLLREMKPSSKPTSKTATEAAARFQLGLTLLEVGKKGEAMAEWRKALALDPQNWIIHKQIWAVEHPDKFYKDGVDYGWQKSQLEAEKSEP comes from the coding sequence TTGGTTTCCGTTGCTATTGATGCGCAAGGCGCATCTGTCGTGCGTCCTTGGCATGATGCAGCAAACGCCGATTTCGTTACGCTTGTTGATTCGCAGAATGTATTCGGCACCCGTTATAACCTTAAAGCTATTCCTTACGGTGTTATGATTGATGAGGCGGGACGATTGGTTAAAGCACCTTTCAACGTTAATGTTAGGGATCAAAAAACCCTCGCAATGCTTGAAAAGTGGCTGTCGGATCCCGACTACAATACGATGCTGCTTCGCGAGATGAAACCATCAAGCAAACCGACTTCAAAGACTGCTACTGAAGCCGCCGCCCGCTTTCAACTCGGTCTCACTTTGCTGGAGGTAGGAAAGAAGGGAGAGGCGATGGCAGAATGGCGAAAGGCTTTAGCGTTAGATCCGCAGAATTGGATTATCCATAAGCAAATTTGGGCAGTGGAGCACCCAGACAAATTCTACAAGGACGGCGTTGATTACGGTTGGCAAAAATCACAGTTAGAGGCGGAAAAAAGTGAACCGTAG
- a CDS encoding YIP1 family protein codes for MKESLQNIGDLIAEPSAAFSRLKSQPRSGIAYIVFYLFSVLIGWAVFPYTEALTATKLVEGGLQPEQIEAAGNMGQIFQSIGIFIGPIFAILAFIIISALLRLAARFFVEDDTLRFRHIYAAVVHISLIGCVIQLVNAALLLVFKDVDGIKSTVDLKMIPGLHLLLGGGANPKLTMLLSHINPLSLWLIAVTAIAITVLVDIEKNKARAAAVVLWVLSILPEVVFAT; via the coding sequence ATGAAGGAGAGTTTGCAGAACATTGGGGACCTCATTGCTGAACCGAGTGCCGCGTTTTCGCGTCTCAAGTCGCAACCGAGATCTGGCATCGCATACATAGTCTTTTATCTGTTTTCTGTTCTCATTGGTTGGGCTGTTTTTCCGTACACTGAAGCACTGACGGCTACAAAACTTGTGGAAGGCGGTTTGCAGCCGGAACAAATTGAAGCTGCAGGAAATATGGGTCAGATTTTCCAGAGCATTGGTATCTTCATCGGACCGATTTTTGCAATTCTGGCGTTCATCATTATCAGTGCTCTTCTCAGGTTAGCGGCTCGATTTTTTGTCGAAGATGATACATTAAGATTTAGACATATCTATGCCGCTGTAGTCCATATTTCGCTGATTGGTTGTGTCATACAACTGGTGAATGCTGCGCTACTACTTGTTTTTAAAGATGTAGACGGGATCAAAAGCACTGTAGACTTAAAAATGATTCCGGGGTTGCATTTATTATTGGGAGGTGGTGCGAACCCTAAGTTGACAATGTTGCTCAGTCACATAAATCCGTTGAGTTTGTGGCTAATTGCGGTGACAGCAATAGCGATCACAGTGCTTGTTGATATAGAAAAGAACAAAGCCCGTGCCGCGGCGGTGGTGTTATGGGTACTCAGCATTCTGCCTGAGGTCGTATTTGCCACCTGA
- a CDS encoding YIP1 family protein: protein MKESWQNLIDLIANPKATFTRLKSKPKWGVTFLVFCFLVVVLAWIVFPFTEKFINPQYAGKLADIELFGSTKAAAMVLVAVSGIILGILCAVVFSIGLTVVSRVFKVNEALKFKHIFAAWWHTILINPLIFFINIAFLPVFRHLEDIETVVDMRIIPGVHMLVTSVENPHLLFFFSYIDILGIWNIFVLTVAVSTLAEVSKAKACLTAVIIWLLRIGVDTLFQVGSSS, encoded by the coding sequence ATGAAAGAGAGTTGGCAAAATCTCATTGATCTCATCGCGAACCCGAAAGCCACGTTCACGCGACTGAAATCTAAACCAAAGTGGGGTGTCACGTTCCTTGTCTTCTGCTTTCTTGTCGTGGTGTTGGCATGGATAGTTTTCCCATTTACGGAGAAGTTCATTAACCCACAGTATGCAGGTAAGTTAGCCGATATTGAGTTGTTTGGATCTACCAAAGCCGCAGCTATGGTGCTTGTTGCGGTGAGTGGAATTATTCTTGGGATTCTCTGTGCTGTTGTGTTCAGTATTGGACTCACCGTGGTATCGAGAGTTTTCAAGGTAAATGAGGCACTCAAATTTAAACACATCTTCGCGGCTTGGTGGCATACTATCTTGATTAATCCATTGATATTTTTTATCAATATCGCATTTCTTCCAGTTTTTAGGCACCTTGAGGATATTGAGACAGTTGTTGATATGCGAATTATTCCCGGAGTCCACATGTTGGTGACATCCGTCGAAAATCCACATCTTCTGTTTTTTTTCAGTTATATAGATATCTTGGGTATATGGAATATTTTTGTTTTAACTGTAGCTGTTTCTACACTTGCGGAAGTTAGTAAAGCAAAGGCGTGTCTTACGGCAGTAATCATTTGGCTATTAAGAATCGGCGTTGATACTTTATTCCAGGTTGGTTCTTCTTCTTAA
- a CDS encoding polyphosphate kinase 2 family protein: MELDTKNIVKPGDLVSLSNHPPEYTGAYEKKGQTKRRLKKLHKELLELQGLLYAESQHALLIILQGMDTCGKDGTIRRVMAGINVQGCDVFNFKVPSTEEISRDFLWRAHKAVPSKGKIGIFNRSHYEDVLVVRVHNLVPESVWSQRYQQINDFEKMLVENGTVVLKFYLHISKDEQKERLESRINDPTKHWKVEASDIRERGYWEDYMQAYEVMLQKCSTDWAPWYIIPANKKWYRNLVITECIVERLKKLDMQYPEPAIDVTKLTIGD; encoded by the coding sequence ATGGAACTTGATACTAAAAATATCGTCAAACCTGGCGATCTCGTCAGTCTGAGCAATCATCCTCCTGAATATACGGGGGCTTACGAAAAAAAGGGTCAAACGAAGCGTAGACTGAAAAAGCTACATAAAGAGTTGTTGGAACTTCAGGGACTACTTTATGCAGAGAGTCAACACGCGCTTCTCATCATTCTGCAAGGTATGGATACATGCGGCAAAGATGGGACCATTCGACGCGTAATGGCTGGCATCAACGTCCAAGGATGTGATGTCTTTAATTTCAAAGTCCCTTCTACGGAGGAGATCTCTCGTGATTTCCTATGGCGGGCACACAAGGCTGTCCCGTCGAAAGGAAAAATCGGTATCTTTAACCGTTCGCATTATGAAGATGTCCTCGTTGTGCGGGTGCATAACCTTGTGCCGGAATCGGTCTGGTCGCAGCGCTATCAGCAGATCAACGATTTTGAAAAGATGCTCGTTGAAAATGGAACGGTCGTCCTGAAATTTTACCTTCACATCTCAAAAGATGAACAGAAGGAGCGTCTTGAGTCTCGAATTAACGATCCGACAAAACATTGGAAAGTCGAGGCATCCGATATTCGGGAACGCGGCTATTGGGAGGATTATATGCAGGCGTATGAGGTCATGCTCCAAAAGTGTAGCACTGATTGGGCACCTTGGTATATCATCCCCGCGAATAAGAAGTGGTATCGGAACCTTGTTATTACAGAATGTATCGTTGAGAGGCTCAAGAAACTCGACATGCAGTATCCCGAACCTGCTATTGATGTTACCAAACTCACGATTGGAGATTGA
- a CDS encoding phytanoyl-CoA dioxygenase family protein, which translates to MLSKQQLTQFEEEGYLLLSGLIPQKTVIKAETAMWQMMGMESDNPDSWGHFKRPGLAGFYMEQLSNGNRIELFGVTNPDVLACCTSDYLTVLKQLASRYPEIPHCEDPRPDGIWALNQFPVAAEWKSPSPHLDGDFRDFRLDPGTFRATSLTYLTDANSHGGTTVIWPEGPRRIRKFRKKNPEFSNHVRDVRALFPEMDLGEPMEVVAKQGDVLFFHHLLPHSGTINVGDSARFAIRYMCLCVACRKWEKKGEWNIWMP; encoded by the coding sequence ATGCTTTCAAAGCAACAATTAACGCAATTTGAAGAAGAAGGTTATCTACTCCTTTCCGGATTGATTCCACAAAAGACTGTTATAAAGGCAGAGACAGCGATGTGGCAGATGATGGGTATGGAGTCAGATAATCCAGATTCGTGGGGGCACTTCAAGCGTCCAGGGCTTGCTGGATTTTACATGGAACAACTATCAAATGGGAATCGCATAGAACTTTTTGGTGTTACGAATCCAGATGTGTTGGCGTGTTGTACCTCTGATTACCTCACTGTCCTCAAACAACTTGCCTCCCGATATCCAGAAATCCCACACTGCGAAGATCCACGCCCGGATGGCATCTGGGCACTCAACCAATTCCCCGTTGCAGCTGAATGGAAAAGTCCTTCGCCACACTTAGATGGTGATTTTCGGGATTTTCGGTTGGATCCTGGGACATTTCGGGCAACCAGTTTGACCTACCTCACCGATGCGAATTCGCACGGTGGAACGACGGTAATATGGCCCGAAGGGCCGCGGCGCATTCGTAAATTCCGTAAGAAAAATCCAGAGTTCTCCAACCATGTCCGTGATGTCCGCGCCCTGTTTCCAGAGATGGATTTGGGCGAACCGATGGAAGTCGTTGCGAAGCAGGGGGATGTGCTATTTTTTCACCACTTGTTACCGCATTCTGGGACAATAAATGTTGGAGATTCCGCGCGCTTCGCGATCCGATATATGTGTTTGTGCGTCGCATGCCGCAAATGGGAGAAGAAAGGCGAGTGGAATATCTGGATGCCATAA
- a CDS encoding phytanoyl-CoA dioxygenase family protein, with protein MKNNETICLTPAQRLHFDIYGFVLLENVLNNDEIQRMKGALYRMNADEDLDAKHVYARGRSEHHVLFGNLVEYDPALLEYAAHPKLVPLVEEVVGGAVRLEETEAIINSRNPETELGELHKRRYNPTGFHRGTQHGWGTYMEQNKFHCIFVKTLAYLTDVGPDDGGTCVIPGSHRLTWNHNEMIEAALSDDKLIYQVEATAGSVLLFAEALIHSTTAIRSDKERVILISGYTPPMVREWPGNEVSPEFIETLPEDIRPLISGSDSWHWKRRY; from the coding sequence GTGAAAAACAACGAAACGATTTGCCTGACACCAGCACAACGGCTACATTTCGACATCTACGGTTTTGTGTTATTAGAGAATGTTCTAAACAACGATGAAATTCAACGCATGAAGGGTGCGCTCTACAGGATGAACGCCGATGAGGATCTGGATGCCAAACACGTCTATGCTCGTGGGCGGAGCGAACACCATGTGCTTTTCGGCAATCTCGTTGAGTATGATCCAGCGTTACTGGAATACGCCGCGCATCCAAAACTCGTGCCGTTGGTTGAAGAGGTGGTGGGAGGTGCAGTACGCCTTGAGGAAACCGAAGCGATCATCAATAGTCGTAACCCTGAGACAGAATTAGGCGAACTCCACAAACGCCGCTATAACCCAACCGGTTTCCATCGCGGAACGCAACACGGATGGGGCACATACATGGAGCAAAACAAGTTCCACTGCATCTTTGTGAAGACGCTCGCATACCTTACCGATGTTGGTCCCGATGATGGTGGAACGTGCGTCATACCGGGCAGCCACCGCTTAACGTGGAATCATAACGAGATGATTGAAGCGGCACTCTCTGATGACAAACTCATCTACCAAGTCGAAGCCACCGCCGGTTCCGTGCTGCTTTTTGCTGAAGCGTTGATTCACAGCACCACTGCCATCCGCAGCGACAAGGAGCGCGTTATCCTTATCTCCGGCTACACACCACCGATGGTGCGAGAATGGCCCGGCAACGAAGTCAGTCCTGAATTTATTGAGACGTTACCAGAAGACATCCGTCCGCTCATTTCAGGAAGTGACAGTTGGCACTGGAAACGACGGTATTGA
- a CDS encoding sulfatase-like hydrolase/transferase, giving the protein MGTETRPNILLITSDQQHWNTLGCLNPEIQTPHLDTLAQQGTLFNRSYCPNPTCTPTRASIITGKYPSQHGAWSLGTKLSEDEHTVGEDFIDADYRTALVGKAHFQPLHGTEEFPSLESYPILQDLDFWRSFNEPFYGFEHVELARNHADEAHVGQHYAIWMEENGCTNWRDYFAPPTGNARGQYRKWPIPEEYHYDTWIAERTNALMEAYQQNDENFFLWASFFDPHPKYLVPEPWDTMYDPTKLTVPSVTEGEHDNNPPHFQLTQQQKPDFSAWRESGKGVHGFNSHLRDRDELAKDIAVYYGMVSLMDKYIGKILAKLDELGLADNTLVVFTSDHGHFYGQHGLVAKGAFHYEDVIRVPFIVRYPGVVPAGKQSEALQTLVDLAPTFLSATGIDIPRPMTGVDQMPVWSGQAEQARDHIIVENRHEPTTVHVKTYVDDRYKLTVYYNRDYGELFDLKEDPGEIKNLWNSTEHANLKADLIMKLLFAEMGKEPLWMPRTSGA; this is encoded by the coding sequence ATGGGAACTGAAACCAGACCTAATATCTTACTCATCACCAGCGATCAGCAGCATTGGAACACCTTGGGCTGCCTCAATCCAGAAATACAGACACCACATTTAGACACACTGGCACAACAAGGGACACTTTTCAACAGATCCTACTGCCCGAATCCTACCTGCACGCCGACGCGCGCATCCATTATCACGGGGAAGTATCCGAGTCAACACGGTGCCTGGTCCCTCGGCACAAAACTCTCCGAAGATGAACACACCGTCGGTGAAGACTTCATAGACGCAGACTATCGTACCGCTCTCGTCGGAAAAGCGCATTTTCAACCGCTTCACGGCACCGAGGAATTCCCATCTCTGGAATCCTACCCGATCCTCCAAGACTTGGACTTTTGGCGGAGTTTTAACGAACCCTTTTACGGGTTTGAACACGTTGAATTGGCGCGCAATCATGCCGACGAAGCACACGTCGGACAGCACTACGCTATCTGGATGGAAGAGAACGGTTGCACCAATTGGCGAGATTATTTCGCGCCGCCGACAGGGAACGCCCGCGGGCAATACCGAAAGTGGCCCATCCCAGAAGAATATCATTACGATACATGGATTGCGGAACGTACCAACGCACTCATGGAGGCATACCAACAGAACGACGAGAACTTCTTCCTCTGGGCAAGTTTCTTCGATCCGCATCCGAAATATTTAGTACCGGAACCGTGGGATACGATGTATGATCCGACCAAATTGACGGTGCCTTCTGTGACGGAAGGAGAACATGACAACAATCCGCCGCATTTCCAGCTAACGCAGCAGCAAAAGCCAGATTTCTCGGCTTGGCGTGAAAGTGGAAAGGGTGTACACGGCTTCAACTCCCATCTACGCGATCGGGATGAACTCGCCAAAGACATCGCTGTCTACTACGGTATGGTGAGCCTGATGGATAAATACATCGGGAAAATCTTGGCAAAACTCGACGAACTGGGGCTAGCAGATAATACACTGGTTGTGTTCACATCCGATCACGGGCATTTTTACGGACAGCACGGTCTCGTAGCAAAAGGCGCGTTCCACTACGAGGATGTCATCCGAGTGCCATTTATCGTCCGGTATCCCGGCGTTGTGCCTGCAGGGAAACAATCAGAAGCATTACAGACGTTGGTAGATTTAGCACCCACGTTCCTGAGTGCCACCGGTATCGACATCCCACGTCCGATGACGGGTGTAGATCAGATGCCGGTTTGGTCAGGACAAGCAGAACAAGCACGCGACCATATCATCGTTGAAAACCGTCACGAACCGACAACTGTACACGTCAAAACCTACGTTGACGATCGTTATAAACTGACTGTCTATTACAACCGAGACTACGGGGAGTTGTTTGACCTGAAAGAAGATCCTGGAGAAATCAAGAATCTGTGGAATTCAACTGAGCATGCGAACCTGAAGGCAGATTTGATTATGAAGTTATTATTCGCAGAGATGGGAAAGGAGCCGTTGTGGATGCCGCGGACTTCAGGAGCATAA